The proteins below come from a single Triplophysa rosa linkage group LG12, Trosa_1v2, whole genome shotgun sequence genomic window:
- the LOC130563026 gene encoding extracellular calcium-sensing receptor-like, giving the protein MFILLYTLLLFHHPYAMAQNTHCQMMGDPKYPQFSKDGDIIIGGLFAIRSVETLSSFEFKQKPQLLSCSSVNLRDFRMAQTMTFAIEEINRSETLLPNVSIGYKIYDTCGSRLSSMSATMSVMNGQEFAEEDRCNGETPIHAILGETESSATVILSRTTGPFKIPVISHSATCECLSNRKNHPSFFRTIASDYHQSRALAYIVKHFGWSWVGAVNTDNDYGNNGMAIFLNTAQQEGICVEYSVKFYRTETEKLKKVVDVIKQGSAKVIVAFLTSLEMEILLEQFSIQNITGLQMIGVEGWITAKSLITPNSFGVLGGSLGFAVRKIDIEGFSDYAIKAFWDTAVPCSERDGHFSQYALNCSIYQDLLVLKNYNEDVPEQRFSSNVYKSVYAVAYSLHNLLKCKEHEGCEKGLAVQPQQMVEALKKVNFTVKFGDRVWFDSSGAAVAQYEVVNWQQDSDGSIQFKAVGYYDASLPPDQRFVLNTENIIWAGGQLQKPRSVCSETCPPGTRKAGQKGRPVCCYDCIPCADGEISNETDSNNCMQCPGEFWSNAERNKCVLKTVEFLSFTEVMGIVLVFFSLFGVGITVLVTVLFYSKKDTPIVKANNSELSFLLLFSLILCFLCSLTFIGRPTEWSCMLRHTAFGITFVLCISCVLGKTIVVLMAFKATLPGSNVMKWFGPVQQRLSVLAFTLIQVLICVLWLTISPPFPIKNMNLYKEKIIFECNLGSTVGFSAVLCYIGLLALMCFILAFLARKLPDNFNEAKFITFSMLIFCAVWITFIPSYVSSPGKFTVAVEIFAILASSFGLLFCIFAPKCYIILLKPEQNTKQHMMGKTQYKSY; this is encoded by the exons atgtttattttactgtacacaCTCCTGCTTTTCCATCACCCTTATGCAATGGCACAAAACACTCATTGCCAAATGATGGGAGATCCCAAGTATCCGCAGTTTTCAAAGGATGGAGACATAATTATCGGAGGACTTTTTGCTATTCGCAGTGTGGAAACGTTGTCTTCTTTTGAGTTTAAACAAAAACCTCAGCTTCTGTCATGCTCCAG tgtaaatctaagagacttTCGAATGGCTCAAACTATGACATTTGCCATTGAGGAGATTAATAGAAGTGAAACTTTGCTGCCAAATGTGTCTATTGGCTATAAAATATATGATACCTGTGGTTCAAGACTGTCTTCTATGAGTGCAACTATGTCAGTGATGAATGGACAGGAGTTTGCAGAAGAAGACAGATGCAATGGAGAGACTCCTATACATGCTATCTTAGGAGAAACAGAGTCTTCTGCCACAGTGATTCTGTCCAGAACAACAGGACCTTTTAAAATACCAGTG ataAGTCACTCAGCAACATGTGAGTGTCTCAGTAATAGAAAAAATCACCCCTCTTTCTTTAGGACTATTGCTAGTGATTATCATCAGAGCAGAGCACTTGCATATATAGTCAAACACTTCGGCTGGTCTTGGGTTGGAGCTGTGAACACTGACAATGACTATGGAAACAATGGAATGGCCATATTTCTGAATACAGCCCAGCAGGAGGGGATTTGTGTAGAGTACTCTGTGAAATTCTACCGCACAGAGACTGAGAAACTAAAAAAAGTAGTAGATGTAATAAAACAAGGAAGTGCAAAAGTGATTGTTGCATTTCTCACCAGTTTAGAGATGGAAATTCTACTTGAGCAGTTTAGTATTCAGAATATTACAGGCCTGCAAATGATTGGTGTAGAAGGATGGATCACTGCAAAGAGTTTAATCACCCCAAATAGTTTTGGTGTGCTGGGAGGCTCATTGGGATTTGCTGTAAGAAAAATTGATATTGAAGGATTTTCAGATTATGCTATAAAAGCATTCTGGGATACAGCTGTTCCATGCTCAGAAAGAGATGGACATTTTTCCCAGTACGCATTAAACTGCAGCATATATCAGGATCTACTTGTGctgaaaaattacaatgaagATGTGCCTGAACAAAGATTTTCAAGCAATGTCTACAAATCAGTGTATGCTGTGGCTTATTCATTACACAATCTACTCAAATGTAAAGAACATGAAGGTTGTGAGAAAGGCCTGGCAGTACAACCACAGCAG ATGGTTGAGGCCCTGAAAAAAGTCAATTTCACTGTAAAGTTTGGAGATCGTGTGTGGTTTGACAGCTCTGGTGCTGCAGTAGCCCAGTATGAAGTTGTGAACTGGCAGCAGGACTCTGATGGATCAATTCAGTTTAAAGCAGTGGGTTACTATGATGCCTCACTGCCACCTGACCAGCGCTTTGTGCTTAACACTGAAAACATCATCTGGGCTGGAGGACAGCTGCAG AAGCCAAGGTCTGTGTGCAGTGAGACTTGTCCTCCAGGCACTAGGAAGGCTGGACAGAAAGGACGACCTGTCTGCTGTTATGACTGTATTCCATGTGCAGATGGAGAAATCAGTAATGAGACAG ATTCAAATAACTGTATGCAGTGTCCAGGGGAATTCTGGTCTAATGCTGagagaaataaatgtgtgttaaagACTGTAGAGTTTCTGTCATTCACAGAAGTTATGGGTATAGTGCTAGTCTTTTTTTCACTGTTTGGAGTAGGAATAACTGTTCTGGTCACAGTCCTGTTTTACAGTAAGAAGGACACCCCCATAGTAAAAGCCAACAACTCAGAGCTGAGCTTCCTGCTGCTCTTCTCATTGATTCTCTGTTTTCTCTGTTCACTTACTTTCATTGGTCGCCCCACTGAGTGGTCCTGTATGTTACGTCACACAGCGTTTGGGATCACTTTTGTCCTCTGTATCTCTTGTGTTCTGGGAAAAACAATAGTTGTGTTAATGGCCTTCAAGGCCACACTTCCAGGAAGTAATGTCATGAAATGGTTTGGGCCTGTACAACAGAGACTCAGTGTTCTTGCCTTTACACTTATACAGGTTCTTATCTGTGTGCTTTGGCTAACAATTTCTCCTCCTTTTCCcattaaaaatatgaatctTTACAAGgaaaaaattatttttgaatgCAATCTGGGTTCTACAGTAGGTTTTTCTGCTGTACTGTGTTATATTGGTCTACTGGCCCTCATGTGCTTCATTCTGGCTTTTCTGGCTCGGAAGCTGCCTGATAACTTCAATGAAGCTAAATTCATCACATTCAGTATGCTCATATTCTGCGCTGTGTGGATCACATTTATTCCATCTTATGTTAGTTCACCTGGAAAATTCACCGTAGCTGTGGAGATTTTTGCCATTTTAGCCTCAAGTTTTGGATTATTATTCTGTATATTTGCACCTAAATGTTATATCATCCTGCTTAAAcctgaacaaaatacaaaacaacataTGATGGGAAAAACTCAATATAAGTCCTACTGA